The Anaeromyxobacter sp. sequence GCCCTCGTCGAGCTCGTCGCCCGCCACCCGGCCGCAGAAGTCGCGGTAGCGGGAGGTGCGCAGCGAGGTGTAGTCGCGCCCGGCGCACTCCCGCCGCGCCAGCGCCTTGGCCTCGACCGGGCAGCGGGCGGCCAGGAAGTCGAGCTCGCCGCGCTTCTCCGCGCCAGGGCACAGCTCCTTCGGCAGCGCCGCCAGGCTGGTGCCGCAGGCCTTGGCCGCCTCCTCCGGCGTGGGGAACATCCCGCCGGGCATCTGCTTCGCCAGCTGCTCGTACTGCATCACCCGCTGGAAGCCCGCGGCGGTCTTCAGCTTGGCGCAGAAGGCGGCCACCTGCGCCGGGTCCTTGCAGTGGGGGTCGCGCCCGGCCACCGCCTGGGGCGAGACCTCCTCGAGGGCGCTGGCGCACATCCGCTGCTTCGCCTCGTCCCGCTGCGCCTCGCCGCGCCGGCGCTGCTCCTCGCCCTGCTGCTGCATGGCCGCCACCTTCTGCTCCAGCTCGCGCACGTCGCAGTCGCCGCCCACCTTCTTGCCGCGCATCTTCAGGTTCATGTCGCCGCGCCGCGACCGCATGGCGGTCCGGCCGGTGAAGCTGCTGGAGGTGTAGGTCATCTCCCCTTCGCCCTCCATGGGCTCCTCCCCGGTGCAGACCAGCCGCCACGTCATGGTGCTGCCCGTCACCTTGAGGTCCTGGATGCGGCAGGTGTCGTCCGGCTTCGA is a genomic window containing:
- a CDS encoding DUF3617 family protein encodes the protein MTRSAARLTAALLGLLAAAPAPAAAERGVYWEQTIEMEMAGMPFAMPAQTMKVCLPVDQWKRPPESKPDDTCRIQDLKVTGSTMTWRLVCTGEEPMEGEGEMTYTSSSFTGRTAMRSRRGDMNLKMRGKKVGGDCDVRELEQKVAAMQQQGEEQRRRGEAQRDEAKQRMCASALEEVSPQAVAGRDPHCKDPAQVAAFCAKLKTAAGFQRVMQYEQLAKQMPGGMFPTPEEAAKACGTSLAALPKELCPGAEKRGELDFLAARCPVEAKALARRECAGRDYTSLRTSRYRDFCGRVAGDELDEGAGAARAAPEKKKEPKDKAVDEGKKLLKGVFGF